One Methanomassiliicoccales archaeon genomic window, ATGGATGCAATTTCATCGAGATCCTTGTCATTAAGTTGCAAGAAGATTTTGCGCAACCGATATCCTCGCTCGAGCTCTCTCCCAATCTTCTTTTTCCATTCTCTTTGATAACTTGCCAGCGTGCGGGCCGAGCAGTCCCCGATTTCAAGACTCCGAATGGCAATCCGTGCCGCACAGTCAGCTGCAGTACACCCCGTGTACAATCCGCCACCGCTCAGAGGTTTTGCCTGGCCAGCAGCATCTCCAACAATCATCAATCCATCTGAATACGTGCACTCGAGAACACCGATGGGAATTACCCCTGAGTATGATCTCAGCCATTCACATTTTTCCATGCCTAGTCTGGAAATCAATCGCCTCAGGTACGTTGACGGCGTGCCAGTATTGGGGCTCATGCAAAGCCCAATTCTCGTGAAAGATCCACATGGAATCGACCATGCGAAGAAGCCTGGAGCAGTTTTATTGCCGAAATAAACATGAACAGCGTCCTGATCATCCATTTCGTAATCCAGATCGACCTGGAATCCCCTCACAAATTGGGGACTTTTTCCGAGGCCACTGTACTCAGCAACTTTAGACTTGTAGCCGTCTGCACCGATCAATAGATTTGTTGTTATTTCGCTTTGCTCGCCTTCCTCATCGAGCATTACTTTAATTTTATTTTTTTCTCTGTCGAAACCTAAAAACTTGGTTCCCAACATTAATGTAGAGCCAACTGAGGTCGCCCTATCACAACAAATCTTATCAAAATTCTTCCTGTCCACAACAAGCGCTTTGATTCCTTTTGCCCACAATTCAATAACCTGACCTCCGGGGAAATGGAAATATGCTCCAGAGAGTTCGTTTAGAACTGATTCTTGCGTACCTGTCATTTCAATAACTCTTGGGGTGACAAGACCAGCGCACTGGATAGGATCTCCAATTTCTCTGTGCTCCTCAATAATAACCGTGCGTAATGACTTTGCTGTATGAGATGCAAGATGGCATCCAACTGGGCCACCACCAACGATAACAATATCGAATTCCATCAAACCCCACATTCATCGGTTAGTATTTCTTCCTTATTCCAGCAAAATCTCAAAAGAACGCTTCGATAAATAAGACTCGAGTAGCTACCTTTCTCATGAATCGATCTTCATAAATGGATTTTTTGTTTCGAGTATATCGTATTCCTTGAGAACTTCTTCGTTTCGAGTTCTATCAATTTTGCAGCCTCATCATACAATCAAATCGATACTAATTGCATTCATTGGTTTCATGAAAGGCACTAACGCGATGATTTTGGATGACATACCGTCGCTTGATGTTTCCGAGTACGATAGATAACAGTGTTTTTCTATATCCGTTTGAATTCCACATTTGTAAGTACTTCGAATATTTTGCTGCCCTTTTATAATAATTACCCGTTGAAGCGGCACAAAATGGTAAACACCGGTCTGCTTTGTTCCTCTTGGCCATATCCAATTCGCTGCAAATATTTTGAGATGGAACGTTATGCTTTCCTTCAGTTACCGTAATCTCGCGCACGAATCGTTTCAGACCTTCGAGATTCTTTACGATTCAGTCTATGTGATTTTTGGAAATCGCCACAATATAGCAGTCTCCCGCACCGTTCAGCTCGCCATTGGGAATCCTTGGAGCTAGCTATTTCGACTCCCTAATTTCTTGCAGAGTTTTTGGTGTTTTTTGCCTGAAGTCTCAAACGTAATTCTGCATGGTAATAGAGAATGAAAAATAGAAGTTATGAACGATATCCTTTCAACCAATTACTATTGCGAAATATCCACATTCAAATTCGCCACGATAATTCAATTTTCATCTTCTATAGAAGACCTGTGTGGCCTTATAGGCTAGGATCAAGAATGATAGCACGCCGACACATGATTAACAACACCTTATTGACGATATAGCTCTTGCTGAGATGTGGCCAGAAGATGTTTCGCAACATTTCTCATCAACGTCGGACCTTTTCCCAATCCTTCAAAAATCGCTCGATGCCC contains:
- a CDS encoding NAD(P)/FAD-dependent oxidoreductase; amino-acid sequence: MEFDIVIVGGGPVGCHLASHTAKSLRTVIIEEHREIGDPIQCAGLVTPRVIEMTGTQESVLNELSGAYFHFPGGQVIELWAKGIKALVVDRKNFDKICCDRATSVGSTLMLGTKFLGFDREKNKIKVMLDEEGEQSEITTNLLIGADGYKSKVAEYSGLGKSPQFVRGFQVDLDYEMDDQDAVHVYFGNKTAPGFFAWSIPCGSFTRIGLCMSPNTGTPSTYLRRLISRLGMEKCEWLRSYSGVIPIGVLECTYSDGLMIVGDAAGQAKPLSGGGLYTGCTAADCAARIAIRSLEIGDCSARTLASYQREWKKKIGRELERGYRLRKIFLQLNDKDLDEIASILKREEVVEVLSTGDIDFPSLIAASVLRVAPALLKFSPKLLASFLRG